From the genome of Prevotella herbatica, one region includes:
- a CDS encoding clostripain-related cysteine peptidase → MKKILTLLFVTLTAFSLVGCDHDDPRTVYQYENTTKTIFVYMPWTGSTTSSNGALTDYFDINITSMENAINTNGGLKGTDVIVYKANSASKAVMFRMKYNITLRKCELDTLVTNASNNAITKENLTSLLNQVSSYSNTGLYSILVGCHGSGWTPRGSDATMPRASRAFGGQGSELQYDLSDLSYAIANSAMKKVEFVSFDDCYMANVETAYELRDVTNYLVASTSEVMGDGFPYDTLFKYMLGTPDYDNICKTFYNYYIKSSYPYGALSVIKCGDAIKQMASVMKDINTTYTFDQSKLSSVQYLDGYDNNVFFDLGSYVEQLGVIAPLSANFNTALEKLVPYTVYTPYIYTAYSNSYRSDTDPKNPYNTFMVKTFSGVTISDPTLNLTVVNSKKNTTWWQATH, encoded by the coding sequence ATGAAGAAAATTCTAACATTACTGTTTGTCACTCTCACAGCCTTCTCTCTTGTTGGCTGTGACCATGACGACCCTAGGACTGTTTATCAATATGAGAACACAACTAAGACCATATTCGTATACATGCCTTGGACTGGTTCAACAACAAGTAGCAACGGAGCTCTTACAGATTACTTTGACATAAACATCACTTCAATGGAGAACGCCATAAATACAAATGGCGGACTTAAAGGAACTGATGTTATTGTGTACAAAGCCAACAGTGCTAGCAAAGCAGTAATGTTCAGAATGAAGTATAATATCACATTAAGAAAATGTGAGCTTGACACATTAGTTACAAACGCCAGCAATAATGCGATAACAAAGGAAAACTTAACAAGTTTACTGAATCAAGTAAGTTCATACAGTAACACTGGTTTGTATTCTATTCTTGTAGGCTGCCACGGAAGTGGATGGACTCCACGAGGAAGTGACGCGACAATGCCAAGAGCAAGTAGAGCTTTTGGTGGTCAAGGATCAGAATTGCAATATGACTTAAGTGATTTGAGTTATGCAATAGCAAACTCAGCAATGAAGAAGGTTGAATTTGTTAGTTTTGACGACTGCTATATGGCTAACGTAGAAACAGCCTATGAACTGAGAGACGTCACCAATTATCTCGTAGCCTCAACAAGTGAGGTTATGGGAGACGGTTTCCCTTATGACACATTGTTTAAGTATATGCTTGGTACGCCAGATTACGACAACATCTGCAAAACTTTCTACAATTATTATATCAAAAGCAGTTATCCGTATGGCGCATTATCAGTTATAAAATGTGGTGATGCAATAAAGCAGATGGCAAGCGTTATGAAAGACATCAACACAACGTATACTTTTGACCAGTCAAAACTTAGTTCGGTACAATACCTTGATGGTTATGACAATAACGTGTTTTTTGATTTAGGTTCATACGTAGAGCAATTAGGAGTTATAGCACCGTTAAGTGCAAACTTCAATACAGCTCTTGAAAAGCTGGTACCTTATACGGTTTATACACCATATATATACACAGCGTACTCTAATTCATACCGCAGTGATACTGATCCAAAGAATCCATACAACACATTCATGGTTAAAACTTTCAGCGGAGTAACAATAAGTGATCCTACATTGAATTTGACAGTAGTAAATTCAAAGAAGAACACTACATGGTGGCAAGCAACACACTAA
- a CDS encoding NAD(P)/FAD-dependent oxidoreductase has translation MINEYQIRVLPQVAYTEENIKQFIAEDKGLDIRTINQVRVLNKSIDARHRQVFFNLKVRIYINEFPQDEQYVTTEYPNVENCPQVIVVGEGPGGLFASLRLIELGIRPIVIERGKDVRERKKDLALITKTQKVDNESNYSFGEGGAGAYSDGKLYTRSKKRGSVNKVLNVFCQHGASESILADAHPHIGTDKLPGVIENMRNTIIACGGEVHFLTKMTSLILEGNKIVGVEAVSLNDEKQMEFHGPVILATGHSARDVYRYLNDSKIEIEAKGIAVGVRLEHPSELIDQIQYHNKDGRGKYLPAAEYSFVTQVDGRGVYSFCMCPGGFVIPAATDKEQIVVNGMSPSNRGTAWSNSGMVVEVHPDDCAKMTGDENEDALSVMRFQEQFEKNCWQQGNMKQTAPAQRMSDFVNKHLSYDLPKSSYAPGLISSPLHFWMPEFVSTRLQEAFKTFGKNAHGFLTNEAVMIAAETRTSSPVRILRDRETLQHVRIAGLFPCGEGAGYAGGIVSAGIDGERCAEMAAEYAKK, from the coding sequence ATGATAAATGAATATCAAATTCGTGTTTTGCCACAGGTGGCTTACACTGAAGAGAATATAAAACAGTTTATAGCAGAAGATAAAGGATTAGACATTCGCACCATAAATCAGGTGAGAGTGCTTAATAAAAGTATTGATGCCAGACATAGACAGGTATTTTTCAACTTAAAGGTTCGTATATATATAAATGAATTCCCACAGGATGAGCAGTATGTTACTACTGAATATCCTAATGTTGAGAATTGTCCGCAAGTAATTGTTGTGGGAGAGGGACCTGGTGGACTTTTCGCTTCTTTAAGATTAATCGAACTAGGTATTCGCCCTATTGTTATTGAACGTGGAAAGGACGTGCGTGAACGAAAAAAGGATCTTGCTTTGATTACTAAGACCCAGAAAGTTGACAACGAAAGCAATTATAGTTTTGGTGAAGGTGGTGCTGGTGCTTATAGTGATGGTAAACTTTATACTCGTAGTAAGAAACGTGGATCAGTAAATAAGGTTCTTAACGTTTTCTGTCAGCATGGAGCTTCAGAGTCTATCCTTGCTGATGCTCATCCACACATAGGTACTGATAAGTTACCTGGCGTTATTGAGAACATGCGTAATACCATTATCGCTTGTGGTGGTGAGGTGCATTTCCTTACTAAGATGACGAGTCTTATACTTGAAGGTAATAAGATTGTTGGTGTTGAGGCTGTTTCTTTGAATGATGAGAAACAAATGGAATTCCATGGTCCTGTAATCCTAGCCACTGGTCATAGTGCCCGTGATGTATATCGCTATCTTAATGATTCTAAGATCGAGATAGAGGCAAAAGGTATTGCTGTAGGAGTGCGTCTTGAACATCCTAGCGAACTGATTGATCAGATACAGTATCATAATAAAGATGGTAGGGGAAAGTATCTTCCTGCTGCTGAATATTCTTTTGTAACACAAGTTGATGGACGTGGCGTATATAGTTTCTGTATGTGTCCTGGTGGTTTTGTCATACCTGCTGCTACAGATAAGGAACAGATTGTTGTAAATGGTATGAGTCCAAGTAACCGAGGTACTGCATGGAGTAACAGCGGTATGGTTGTTGAGGTTCATCCTGATGATTGCGCAAAGATGACTGGCGATGAGAATGAAGATGCTTTAAGCGTTATGAGATTTCAGGAACAGTTTGAAAAGAACTGTTGGCAACAAGGCAATATGAAGCAGACTGCCCCTGCACAGCGTATGTCGGACTTTGTTAACAAGCATCTCAGTTACGATTTACCAAAGAGTTCTTATGCTCCTGGACTGATAAGTAGTCCTTTACATTTCTGGATGCCAGAATTTGTCAGCACTCGTTTACAGGAAGCCTTTAAGACTTTTGGTAAAAATGCTCATGGATTCCTTACAAATGAAGCTGTAATGATAGCTGCAGAAACCAGAACTTCTAGTCCTGTACGTATATTAAGAGACAGAGAAACTCTTCAGCACGTACGCATTGCTGGACTTTTCCCATGTGGTGAAGGTGCTGGATATGCTGGCGGTATTGTTTCTGCTGGTATTGATGGTGAAAGATGTGCTGAAATGGCTGCAGAATATGCTAAGAAGTAA